The Pieris rapae chromosome 1, ilPieRapa1.1, whole genome shotgun sequence genome contains the following window.
GATATAATCCACATGCTGAACCGTTATACAACATTTGTAAAATGCggagaaataattattaaagtctaTCAGTATCTATCAAcacctttatatatattaggacTATACTGGcatgtattttcatattaagaagaataaaatgaaattcgaAAAAGAAACATATACGACTGACAGAACATTTTCGCCTTTCGACAATTGCacatgaatattttgtaatttttttaattaatttttgtataaatttacaagtaaaaatttatctataaaataaaataaaagtaaataaaaatctgtaaaatattaaaagcttaACTCTTCCCTTGTGTGATTCCTTAAAACCCACTTCGTCAAAATGTAAGTGTGTCTATGTATGGTCTTTATGCTGTTCTTTTAGTCTACTTaccttatataattttctttcagGTGTTCACCATGTGGTCCAATGATATGTTACAAGTACGAAGATTGTGGTCCTCCAGTAagtatattcattatattgGGGGGGTCATAACATCTACTAAATTCGTTATCATTACATAcactatttttatcaaaattacatCATATTTTGTGTGCAGCTTCAGTGCCTGCCGCGATCAGCATTCAAACGAAATGGTCTGCAAGATTGCCAGTATTTCCAGCAAGGGTCCATACGCTATTTATGCAGAGATGGCCCTGGTTGTCCGAAGCCTTGTCCTCCGCCCTGTCCGCCGTGTGTTCGACGCCCACCACCCGGAAAAACCTACGTGACACGATTTAGTGACTTTGACTTAATTTCACAAtggtaataaaatgaaaacgcTACTCCCCGGCTTCTGAGAGCAtcggtaattttatttcattaaatcacGGCGGACATTTGGAGGCTTTGGGTGACCGTAAAAATCATAAGCAATTTTTTGTCCTCAGAAAGGCCGATCAAGTGATGCAACACCTCAAGAGGAGAGTAGCGATGAAAAAAAGAATGAAAAGGAAAACCAGCtcaaacgaacaaaaagccgcGAACTCCGCGGTGGGATAATGTATTACAGCTGTCATTGTATTAAACGTAACGGGCTACAACATGATTGTAGACGAACTGGTTGTGGCGGTGAGCCATCATGTCTAGTTCTTCCCGATCCTTTATGTGCCCCTAGTCAGTTAGCTCGCGCAAGAGGTCTGGCAGACCCCGCACCGTTGGCAGCACATTACCGAGCGCAAGGTGGTGGAGCTGGCCCTTCTAATGACTCTAGTGGAGCTGCCGGTGGCGGAAAACGATTCATTGTTTGTGAATTGAAAGGCATAGTTCCGGACTCACAAGCCGATAAAACGACTAAGTGCTGTAAGTGCCCACCTTTAGCGAATAACTCGACAGTTCAAAAAACTATTGGTAGCAAAGATTGTCTTTGTAATTCTAGCCAGGGTCCCAATATGCCATCAATGTTTGTGTTTGATGAAAAGACCTTAGAaagtataatgaataaatttaataataaagaggTCGCGTCAAGCGAGGACAAGCTTGTTATAGGACCCGGGGGACGACCTCGGAAGCCTAAAGTCGAAGCGCCAAAAGAAATTTGTACTCGTCCGGGATGTGTGCATTGGAAACCACCACCTCCATGTGTTTGGGATGCTCCTTGTAAGGCAGACTGTTTTGAGGCGCCCCCGGGAATTCAACCAGGACGCAATCCTCTCGCTGGCGGTGGTGGCCCCAATGCCGGACCCTACAAATCGGgcgagaaaataaaaatccttacACTCATTCAGTAAAATGTTACCAGGTTGTTCTACAAAAGGAAGCGCGATGCAAAGTGGCAATCCAGAGACTGCGGCAGGCTTGCCGGTCTTAGTAATGAAGttgtgttaaaatttatgtaacgtGAAGAgtaaaacgaaataaaatataaaacttataaatatcgtTTATATTTAACGAGGTTATTCGTCAATATGCCAATAACAAGTTAGGATCGTCAGGCTCGCTTAATGTCATAGGCTTGTGTCgccgtccatgcgtcgggttctctctccctaaaatatggcgaggggccgatggctggccatgcatCATACCCGTGAatgggtgctacttgtggagACTGGTCGTaattgaattcgtgtatgcggtgatgttatttctactacgtatttgcgtgttgctCCCccagaatgtaagtgcgtgctcttATTTCACCACGCCtcgtttattgccagttcttttctgttctacgcctttgatttgggaactgctagtaaatgtaaattagaagcatttcatatacatttctgtttttgacgtttataagtgtacattgtgttacctatatgaatcaattatttgaatttaacacTGAATTTCCGCTGTaccaattttgataaaattttgtattaaaaagctTACATTTAGGGCCtctttcacaatgtccggataagttccaaataagctatttgttacttgtttgtaggataaacagtatttttgcgtttcacgagtGTCAGAtggcgctatacgtcatgaaatgtgaagtatcttatttagaacttttatttttcgaatgatttatgtgttgcatagctatttggcactgcatccatacattgtgaaacaggcccatATACAATAacctaacaatatttaatagtaataaataatacggtCATTCTTAAGAAACTTATCGTTCATGGATAGGAAACAATGCTAGGCAGCTTGTTCTATATTGTTCGATAGATTTGTATGTACGTaaaagtacatataaaaagttaatatatataaagtaaaagtttcttacttataaattatggaaccgttatactataaaaaagagCTTTGTTTATAGTCTTTAATTTATAGagatacatatg
Protein-coding sequences here:
- the LOC110994870 gene encoding uncharacterized protein LOC110994870 codes for the protein MCSPCGPMICYKYEDCGPPKGRSSDATPQEESSDEKKNEKENQLKRTKSRELRGGIMYYSCHCIKRNGLQHDCRRTGCGGEPSCLVLPDPLCAPSQLARARGLADPAPLAAHYRAQGGGAGPSNDSSGAAGGGKRFIVCELKGIVPDSQADKTTKCCCSTKGSAMQSGNPETAAGLPVLVMKLC